In Limibacter armeniacum, a single window of DNA contains:
- a CDS encoding organic hydroperoxide resistance protein — protein sequence MKNALYTAAATASGGRNGKVVSSDEVLDLEVRMPKELQGSGGPFTNPEQLFAAGYAACFDSALGLVARQQKVNISPSTTAEVSIGQDETGFGLGVKLKVSIPELEREQAQKLVEAAHQVCPYSKATRGNIEVALEVI from the coding sequence ATGAAAAATGCATTGTACACAGCAGCTGCGACTGCTTCTGGTGGAAGAAATGGAAAAGTAGTTTCAAGTGATGAAGTATTGGATCTTGAAGTAAGAATGCCAAAAGAACTGCAAGGCAGTGGTGGGCCTTTTACAAACCCTGAACAGCTTTTTGCGGCAGGTTATGCTGCGTGTTTTGATAGCGCACTTGGTTTGGTGGCTAGACAGCAAAAAGTAAATATCTCTCCATCTACTACAGCTGAAGTGAGCATTGGTCAGGATGAAACTGGTTTTGGCTTGGGTGTAAAGCTGAAAGTAAGTATTCCTGAGCTAGAAAGAGAGCAGGCGCAGAAGTTGGTAGAAGCAGCTCACCAAGTTTGTCCATACTCAAAAGCTACAAGAGGTAATATCGAAGTAGCATTGGAAGTGATCTGA
- a CDS encoding glycoside hydrolase family 97 protein produces MKKLRFLLQFVFISFLLFMSQCGTKQSSEVVSPDGKLKVIFSLNEAGKPFYAVQFKDKAILDTSALGFHFKEQHALEENFEIIGVEQMTYDEKWNPVWGEDKTFYNHGNEIKVLLREKMGDERLLNIYFRAYDDGVALRYEIPQQQRISQFEITDELTQFNFTGNPTAWWQPANFDTYELRYAESPLSEVSGANTPITLKAEDSLYLSVHEAALTDYSGMTLKQVKGNLFEADLAPFSPNGDVKVKQQVPMLTPWRVIKLAETAGGLITSHLIENLNEPSKIINTSWIKPGKYIGIWWEMHLKKGTWENKNASDFESLPFGGKPESGQSGIDKSHSANTANAKKYIDFATKHGINGLLIEGWNFGWERGWKGFNFTKAYPDFDIAEVVRYGKEHNVFLIGHHETGGEVGNYEKQLEEAFAFYNQLGIPAVKTGYVSNEGPVDINGEKFHHHGQRMVQHYRKVVETAARYQIMVVAHEPIKPTGIRRTWPNLLAAEGTRGQEYNAWDQEGGNKPWHTTVLPFTRMLAGPVDFTPGIFNIKFDEYSKENRVNTTLAKQLALYVVLYTPMQMAADLPEHYEGNEAFKFIEDVPVNWDETKVLNGEIGNYVTIARRHGSDWYIGAITDENARSVDIGLDFLREGATYEATIYADSPDTDLEHNPAAFDIRKQEVKKGSTLTLKMTQSGGQAISLKMK; encoded by the coding sequence ATGAAGAAGTTACGCTTTTTACTTCAATTTGTTTTTATCTCATTTCTGCTGTTTATGTCACAATGTGGGACTAAACAGTCTTCAGAAGTGGTTTCTCCTGATGGGAAACTGAAAGTTATTTTTTCATTGAATGAAGCAGGTAAGCCTTTTTATGCTGTACAATTTAAAGACAAGGCTATATTGGATACTTCTGCATTAGGCTTCCATTTCAAAGAACAACATGCTTTGGAAGAGAATTTTGAAATTATAGGAGTTGAACAGATGACCTATGATGAAAAGTGGAATCCTGTATGGGGAGAAGACAAGACTTTCTATAATCATGGTAATGAAATAAAGGTATTGCTTCGTGAAAAGATGGGAGATGAAAGGCTCTTGAACATTTATTTCAGGGCTTATGATGACGGTGTTGCCCTTCGATATGAAATTCCGCAGCAACAACGTATTTCTCAGTTTGAGATCACGGATGAACTGACGCAGTTCAATTTTACAGGAAATCCTACTGCATGGTGGCAGCCTGCCAATTTTGATACTTATGAGCTAAGGTATGCTGAGTCTCCATTATCTGAGGTATCGGGAGCCAATACGCCTATCACGTTGAAGGCAGAAGATAGCCTATACCTGAGTGTGCATGAAGCGGCATTGACTGATTATTCCGGCATGACATTGAAACAGGTGAAGGGAAATCTTTTTGAAGCGGATTTAGCTCCTTTTTCACCAAATGGAGATGTGAAAGTCAAGCAACAGGTGCCTATGCTGACACCTTGGAGAGTGATCAAGTTGGCAGAAACGGCTGGCGGATTGATTACATCTCATTTGATAGAAAACTTGAATGAACCAAGTAAGATCATCAATACATCATGGATCAAGCCCGGTAAGTATATTGGTATTTGGTGGGAGATGCACCTGAAAAAAGGAACTTGGGAGAATAAAAATGCTTCAGACTTTGAATCACTTCCGTTTGGGGGAAAACCGGAAAGTGGTCAATCAGGTATAGATAAAAGCCATTCAGCCAATACAGCCAATGCCAAGAAATATATTGACTTTGCCACCAAACATGGCATTAATGGTTTACTGATTGAAGGCTGGAACTTTGGCTGGGAAAGAGGATGGAAAGGTTTCAACTTTACCAAAGCCTATCCTGACTTTGATATCGCAGAGGTGGTACGATATGGGAAAGAACACAATGTATTCCTGATAGGACATCATGAAACAGGTGGTGAGGTCGGCAACTACGAAAAACAGTTGGAAGAAGCTTTTGCCTTTTACAATCAGTTGGGAATTCCGGCAGTGAAAACGGGGTATGTGTCCAACGAAGGACCTGTTGATATTAATGGAGAGAAGTTCCACCATCATGGGCAGCGTATGGTACAGCATTATAGAAAAGTGGTAGAGACAGCTGCCCGATATCAGATAATGGTTGTTGCACACGAACCCATTAAGCCAACGGGAATTCGTCGTACTTGGCCGAACCTACTGGCAGCTGAAGGTACCCGTGGACAGGAGTACAATGCTTGGGATCAGGAGGGAGGAAATAAACCTTGGCATACGACGGTATTGCCATTTACCCGTATGCTAGCAGGTCCGGTTGATTTTACACCAGGTATTTTCAATATCAAGTTTGATGAATACAGTAAGGAAAACCGTGTAAATACAACCTTAGCCAAACAGTTGGCACTTTATGTAGTACTTTATACGCCAATGCAGATGGCTGCCGACTTGCCAGAGCATTATGAAGGAAATGAGGCATTCAAGTTTATTGAGGACGTTCCTGTCAACTGGGATGAAACCAAGGTGTTGAATGGTGAAATAGGAAACTATGTGACCATTGCCCGACGTCATGGAAGTGATTGGTATATTGGAGCAATTACAGATGAAAATGCAAGATCAGTAGATATAGGGTTGGACTTCCTGAGAGAAGGGGCTACTTATGAGGCAACGATCTATGCAGACAGTCCCGATACAGATCTTGAACATAATCCTGCTGCATTTGACATCAGAAAACAAGAAGTGAAAAAAGGCAGTACGCTTACTTTGAAAATGACGCAAAGTGGTGGACAAGCCATAAGCCTTAAGATGAAATAA
- a CDS encoding MaoC family dehydratase: protein MNRKVIENYEQFAAFEGKDLGESDYLKITQDQINKFAEATLDHQWIHTDPERAKKEGGFGNTIAHGYLTLSVVPYLWEQIVDVRNLKMLINYGIEKLRFNQPVVVGSELKLKGKMKSIANLRGITKCEIDVVMEIKDSKKPAFTGTIILLYHFND, encoded by the coding sequence ATGAATAGAAAAGTAATTGAGAACTACGAGCAGTTTGCTGCATTCGAAGGCAAAGACCTAGGTGAGTCAGACTACCTGAAAATTACCCAAGATCAAATCAACAAATTTGCAGAAGCAACATTGGATCACCAGTGGATTCACACTGATCCTGAGCGTGCTAAGAAAGAGGGCGGTTTTGGAAACACGATTGCTCATGGTTACTTGACACTGTCAGTAGTTCCTTACCTTTGGGAACAGATCGTGGATGTAAGAAACCTGAAAATGCTGATCAACTATGGTATTGAGAAGCTTAGATTTAACCAGCCTGTAGTAGTTGGTAGCGAATTGAAGCTGAAAGGCAAAATGAAGTCTATTGCCAACCTGAGAGGAATCACTAAATGTGAGATTGACGTGGTAATGGAAATTAAGGACAGTAAGAAGCCTGCTTTTACAGGAACTATTATTCTACTGTATCACTTCAATGACTAA
- a CDS encoding DUF389 domain-containing protein translates to MKDEHKKPHELPRFKRPVKEDPTALPSKSLSELIKQVLNDARDSLRFDEDVNYEQTILSIEKSVEFKGYNIWVLICSIAVASVGLNTNSPAVIIGAMLISPLMGPIRGVGLGVGMIDFKLIIRSLRNFMRMVIVSLITSTLYFTISPIEKETSELLGRTFPTILDVVVAFFGGLAGIIAATRGERDTVVPGVAIATALMPPLCTAGYGFALGKWDYFFGAMYLFLLNSLFICLSTVLVIRFIQFPVRQFLNEKLQHKVKMYILFGTLIVMLPSGLLFYRLVKESIFLSNSDNFYTEVIKPSITDKNTKLYFRSTYINRDSTFMELDVTHGSIPDQTIALWRTQLPNYDLDNTSLKVFQRQFKYSDVRAIESLITQAGEKHTKGTIKYYQDQIDSLKQITQQNENADWDLTYLRKSLMIDYPNLNKLSLSKEISEDNNGKRDTLYYIKLKWKATPPNYNAKKVNEAIRLKVLLLLEKQNVMVDSLIIQTE, encoded by the coding sequence ATGAAAGACGAACATAAAAAACCCCACGAACTTCCTCGGTTCAAACGCCCCGTCAAAGAGGACCCTACTGCATTACCCTCAAAAAGTCTTAGTGAACTCATCAAACAGGTATTAAATGATGCCAGAGATAGCCTTCGCTTTGATGAGGACGTCAATTATGAACAGACAATACTTTCTATAGAGAAAAGTGTTGAGTTCAAAGGCTACAATATTTGGGTACTGATATGCTCTATTGCGGTTGCATCTGTAGGACTGAATACCAACTCACCTGCGGTCATTATTGGTGCCATGCTTATCTCGCCTTTGATGGGACCAATCAGGGGAGTCGGGCTTGGCGTAGGCATGATCGACTTCAAGCTTATCATCCGTTCGCTAAGGAACTTTATGAGAATGGTCATTGTCAGCCTGATAACCTCTACGCTGTACTTTACCATTTCCCCTATCGAGAAGGAGACCTCTGAGTTGTTAGGCAGAACATTCCCCACTATTCTTGATGTTGTGGTTGCCTTTTTCGGTGGGCTTGCAGGTATTATTGCCGCCACCAGAGGTGAAAGGGATACCGTTGTACCAGGGGTAGCCATTGCTACAGCACTAATGCCTCCTCTCTGTACTGCCGGATATGGTTTTGCATTAGGAAAATGGGATTACTTTTTTGGTGCCATGTACTTGTTCCTGCTAAACTCCCTTTTTATCTGCTTATCCACTGTTTTGGTCATCAGGTTTATCCAGTTTCCCGTTCGGCAGTTCCTGAATGAGAAATTACAGCACAAAGTCAAGATGTATATCCTGTTCGGAACCTTGATTGTTATGCTCCCTTCCGGATTACTGTTCTACCGACTGGTGAAAGAGTCTATCTTCTTAAGCAACTCCGATAATTTCTACACAGAAGTCATCAAGCCCTCTATTACCGACAAGAACACCAAGCTTTACTTCAGAAGCACCTACATCAACCGAGATTCCACCTTTATGGAATTGGATGTGACACACGGAAGTATTCCAGACCAAACCATTGCTTTATGGCGGACACAGCTTCCTAATTATGATCTGGATAATACATCACTAAAAGTATTTCAGCGTCAGTTCAAGTACAGTGATGTTCGTGCCATTGAAAGCTTAATTACACAAGCTGGAGAGAAACATACAAAAGGAACGATTAAGTATTACCAGGATCAGATAGATTCCCTTAAGCAAATCACACAGCAGAACGAAAATGCTGACTGGGACTTGACTTATCTCAGGAAGTCACTAATGATTGACTATCCCAACCTCAATAAGCTGTCCTTATCAAAAGAAATTTCGGAAGACAATAATGGAAAAAGGGATACCCTCTATTATATAAAACTTAAATGGAAAGCTACACCACCCAATTATAACGCCAAGAAAGTCAATGAAGCGATCAGGTTAAAAGTCTTATTGCTATTGGAGAAACAAAATGTTATGGTAGACTCATTAATTATACAAACTGAATAA
- a CDS encoding aminotransferase class I/II-fold pyridoxal phosphate-dependent enzyme, which produces MDKFLSQTNQVVKQALDLGIAQQPIGEEKINGRSFKLGGKEVLNFGSCSYLGLELDQRISDAAIEAIHKFGVHFSSSRCYTYVPLYDQIEERLEKIYGKPALYAQTTTNAHRAAMNVLLDVKNDAVILDQQVHASVTMNIMQMIPSGLHVEKIKHSNMEKLEEKIIELSQKFEKVWYMADGVFSMYGDMTPAEELVKLVKKYPQLHLYIDDAHGIAVGGKNGVGCYLEKTGGYHERLILAGSMGKGPGVGGGFVIFETQEQKELALNVGSFFAGPVQNPVLGGAVAVLDIMASDEIHEFQDRLKQRIHHFQKLCKELDLPLVGLDETPIFFIGVGQDEIATKIGAELKEEGFYTNLSVYPNVPLGRAGIRITVSNHLQLEDIENLLRTVSKKLNENIEKEGYTVADIRKRFRIA; this is translated from the coding sequence ATGGATAAATTTCTATCCCAAACGAACCAGGTAGTAAAGCAGGCGCTTGACTTAGGTATCGCTCAACAACCTATTGGCGAAGAAAAAATTAACGGCCGCTCATTCAAATTGGGTGGCAAAGAAGTTCTAAACTTTGGCTCTTGCAGCTACTTAGGACTCGAACTGGATCAACGTATCAGCGATGCTGCTATTGAGGCAATTCATAAGTTTGGCGTACATTTCTCATCATCAAGATGCTACACTTACGTTCCTTTGTATGATCAAATAGAAGAACGTCTTGAAAAAATTTATGGCAAGCCAGCTTTGTATGCACAAACAACAACTAATGCTCACCGTGCTGCAATGAATGTTTTGCTGGATGTCAAAAACGATGCTGTTATTCTTGACCAGCAGGTACATGCAAGTGTTACCATGAACATCATGCAAATGATTCCTTCTGGTCTGCATGTTGAAAAGATCAAACATTCAAACATGGAAAAGCTGGAAGAGAAAATCATCGAGCTTTCACAAAAGTTTGAAAAGGTTTGGTACATGGCTGATGGAGTATTCTCGATGTACGGTGATATGACACCTGCTGAAGAGCTTGTAAAATTAGTCAAGAAATATCCACAACTTCACCTTTACATCGATGACGCACATGGTATTGCTGTCGGAGGTAAAAATGGTGTAGGTTGCTACCTTGAAAAAACAGGTGGATACCACGAACGTCTGATTCTTGCCGGATCAATGGGTAAAGGCCCTGGTGTAGGAGGTGGATTCGTGATTTTCGAAACACAAGAGCAAAAGGAACTGGCACTTAATGTAGGTTCATTCTTTGCAGGACCAGTACAGAACCCTGTTCTTGGTGGTGCTGTAGCAGTATTGGATATCATGGCCTCTGACGAGATCCACGAATTCCAAGACAGACTCAAGCAAAGAATCCACCACTTCCAAAAGCTTTGTAAAGAGCTTGACTTGCCACTGGTTGGCTTGGATGAAACACCTATCTTCTTTATTGGTGTTGGACAAGACGAGATCGCCACTAAGATTGGTGCTGAGCTGAAGGAAGAAGGTTTCTATACAAACTTGTCTGTTTACCCGAATGTTCCACTCGGAAGAGCTGGTATCCGTATTACGGTAAGCAACCACCTTCAACTGGAAGATATCGAAAACCTGTTGAGAACAGTAAGCAAGAAGCTTAATGAAAACATTGAGAAAGAAGGCTATACTGTAGCTGATATTCGCAAAAGATTCCGTATAGCATAA
- a CDS encoding acyl-CoA dehydrogenase family protein, with protein sequence MQTLQQETQEMIAQSVRDFGEMHIAPYRDEWDENEHFPVEVFKKLGELGLMGVLVPEAYGGSGFGYHEYVRAIAELAKFDPGIGLSMAAHNSLCTGHILAFGNEEQKKKWLPKLASGEWIGAWGLTEPNTGSDAGNMKTVAKKDGDYWVLNGAKNFITHGISGNIAVVIARTGDVGDSHGMTAFVIEKGTAGFSAGRKERKLGMRTSETAELIFQDCRVHQDNVLGKVGEGFVQSMKVLDGGRISIAALSLGIAQGAYEASVAYAKERKQFGKPIATFQGISFKLADMATEIEAARLLIWQAAELKNQGKSINKESAMAKYYASEIACKASNEAVQIFGGYGFTKDYPVEKYYRDVKLCTIGEGTSEIQKLVISRAILKE encoded by the coding sequence ATGCAAACATTACAACAAGAAACCCAGGAAATGATCGCACAGTCTGTGCGTGATTTCGGAGAAATGCACATTGCTCCTTATCGAGATGAATGGGATGAAAACGAACACTTCCCTGTCGAGGTCTTCAAAAAACTAGGTGAATTAGGCCTGATGGGCGTCCTTGTTCCGGAAGCTTATGGCGGTAGTGGTTTTGGATACCATGAGTATGTCCGTGCTATTGCTGAACTTGCGAAATTTGACCCAGGAATTGGCCTTTCAATGGCAGCCCACAACTCACTTTGCACTGGACACATACTGGCATTCGGCAATGAAGAGCAAAAGAAAAAATGGTTACCAAAATTGGCTTCAGGCGAATGGATCGGTGCTTGGGGACTTACAGAACCTAACACAGGATCAGACGCTGGTAATATGAAGACCGTTGCCAAGAAAGATGGTGATTATTGGGTATTAAACGGTGCCAAAAACTTCATTACACATGGGATTAGTGGAAATATAGCTGTCGTGATTGCCCGTACTGGAGATGTAGGAGACTCTCACGGCATGACTGCCTTTGTGATTGAAAAAGGTACAGCTGGCTTTTCCGCTGGCCGAAAAGAACGTAAGCTTGGTATGCGAACATCTGAGACAGCCGAATTGATTTTTCAGGACTGTCGTGTACACCAAGACAATGTACTGGGTAAAGTCGGAGAAGGCTTTGTTCAATCCATGAAGGTTCTGGATGGTGGAAGGATCTCAATTGCAGCCTTAAGCTTGGGTATTGCTCAAGGTGCTTATGAAGCTTCTGTTGCTTATGCCAAGGAGCGTAAACAGTTTGGTAAACCAATTGCTACTTTTCAAGGTATTTCCTTTAAGCTGGCAGATATGGCTACTGAAATCGAAGCTGCAAGGCTATTGATTTGGCAAGCTGCAGAATTAAAGAATCAGGGAAAAAGCATTAACAAAGAGTCTGCTATGGCGAAGTACTATGCTTCTGAGATTGCTTGCAAGGCATCTAATGAAGCTGTGCAGATTTTTGGCGGATATGGCTTTACCAAAGACTACCCAGTAGAAAAATACTACAGGGATGTCAAGTTGTGTACAATTGGGGAAGGTACCTCCGAGATTCAGAAACTTGTCATCTCTAGAGCCATCCTGAAAGAGTAG
- a CDS encoding MarR family winged helix-turn-helix transcriptional regulator, which yields MENDKQETCEWLKLDNQLCFQLYALSRKITQLYGPMLKKLDITYPQYLIFLVMWEHKELSIKEIGSRLHLDTGTLTPMLKRMEQKGWLTRQRDKQDERVVKIALTESGWSLQPKAVDIPKDLVCAMHLDLEEAAQMRETLKALMQKL from the coding sequence ATGGAAAACGATAAACAAGAAACTTGTGAGTGGTTAAAGCTGGATAATCAACTGTGTTTTCAGTTGTATGCATTGTCCAGAAAGATTACACAACTCTATGGACCAATGCTGAAAAAGCTGGATATCACTTACCCACAATACTTGATTTTTCTGGTGATGTGGGAACATAAGGAGTTATCCATTAAAGAAATAGGGTCGAGGTTGCATCTGGATACAGGAACGCTGACCCCTATGCTAAAGCGGATGGAGCAGAAAGGGTGGCTAACCAGACAGCGTGATAAGCAGGACGAAAGAGTAGTCAAGATTGCGTTGACAGAAAGCGGTTGGTCGTTGCAGCCTAAAGCCGTAGATATTCCAAAAGATCTGGTATGTGCTATGCACTTGGATTTGGAAGAGGCTGCACAAATGCGAGAGACATTGAAGGCATTAATGCAGAAACTGTAA
- a CDS encoding PP2C family protein-serine/threonine phosphatase, with protein sequence MKIWTGREDLFENDLFNITLLISIVLYILGGFGAYMVGLSINIVYVDIVSIIINSIFLYFSVKNRRHDAFAIPFFIMTSITLIITWYFNGGSEGSVNYALFLMAVMMNVIFYKNSTRGIRLFTLLVVVMAGLHIYEIYHPEILNQFLAHKKQEELVSDRLFGFIMTTVVSFAYMLKLNKQVQREKQQVQAQNEELQVQQEELMAQQEVMEEQQRELEKTNKDLLKSINYASKIQNALSRNSLQELKKKSNFLINKPRDIVSGDFYWVRKVENKTFFVQGDCTGHGVPGAFLTLLGEELLDQIILSDRIWSPARILEELDIRIKEKIAGDSNSNTDGMEVGLLMLDHKINVGVFAGAKRPLLFYNSKTEEMSIIKGSRKSIGNVRNVDNEFHEEVFKVNEKDRFYLFSDGFADQFGEILDKKYSSRRFYSKMEELSALEISKQGEELEREFAEWKGRKRQIDDVMVMGVEV encoded by the coding sequence ATGAAAATCTGGACAGGAAGAGAAGATCTTTTCGAAAATGATCTTTTCAATATCACCTTACTTATCAGTATTGTCCTCTATATCCTTGGAGGTTTTGGTGCTTATATGGTTGGCTTATCCATAAACATCGTTTATGTTGATATCGTCTCAATCATTATCAATAGCATTTTTCTGTACTTCTCTGTGAAGAACAGACGTCATGACGCTTTTGCGATACCATTTTTTATAATGACGTCCATTACCCTCATTATTACTTGGTATTTTAATGGTGGTAGTGAAGGCTCTGTAAACTATGCACTGTTTCTGATGGCAGTCATGATGAATGTTATCTTCTATAAGAATAGTACTAGAGGCATTCGCTTATTTACACTATTAGTTGTTGTCATGGCTGGTCTACACATCTATGAGATTTACCATCCTGAGATACTTAACCAATTTCTGGCACACAAGAAGCAAGAAGAACTGGTATCAGATAGACTTTTTGGTTTTATAATGACTACAGTGGTTTCCTTCGCCTATATGCTTAAACTGAACAAGCAGGTTCAGCGTGAAAAGCAGCAGGTTCAAGCCCAAAATGAGGAGCTACAAGTACAGCAGGAGGAGCTGATGGCGCAACAGGAAGTAATGGAAGAACAGCAGCGTGAACTGGAAAAAACAAACAAGGACTTGCTTAAGAGTATCAACTATGCAAGTAAAATCCAGAACGCCCTTTCTAGAAACTCTCTGCAAGAGCTGAAAAAGAAGAGTAACTTCTTGATCAATAAGCCTAGAGACATTGTCAGTGGTGACTTCTACTGGGTGAGAAAGGTTGAAAACAAGACATTCTTTGTACAAGGTGACTGTACAGGACACGGTGTACCAGGTGCATTCCTGACATTGTTAGGAGAAGAGCTACTGGACCAGATTATCCTTTCAGATAGAATTTGGAGCCCTGCAAGAATCCTTGAAGAGCTTGACATTAGAATTAAAGAAAAGATAGCTGGAGACAGCAACAGCAACACGGACGGAATGGAAGTTGGTCTGTTGATGCTTGATCATAAAATTAACGTTGGTGTCTTTGCAGGTGCCAAACGTCCACTCCTTTTCTACAACTCAAAAACGGAAGAGATGTCGATTATCAAGGGCTCTAGAAAGTCTATTGGTAATGTCCGTAATGTTGACAATGAATTCCACGAAGAAGTATTCAAGGTCAATGAAAAAGATAGATTCTACCTGTTCTCGGATGGATTTGCTGATCAGTTCGGAGAAATCCTGGACAAGAAGTATTCATCTAGAAGGTTCTACAGCAAAATGGAAGAGTTATCTGCTTTAGAAATATCCAAACAAGGGGAAGAGCTTGAAAGAGAATTCGCTGAATGGAAAGGCAGAAAGCGACAAATTGACGACGTAATGGTCATGGGAGTTGAGGTCTAA
- a CDS encoding CocE/NonD family hydrolase translates to MIFSFKVSAGTAVQETDSAFIAAHYEKIIFDIPMRDGVKLHTQVYLPKDTSKQYPMLMQRTCYSIRPYGEGNMPTKLGPSSYLMRDLYIFVYQDVRGRYMSEGKFDNMRPIVDSKSDPKATDESTDTYDTIDYLLKQLEGRHNGNIGTWGISYPGHYSAVSNVKAHPALKAASPQAPIADFYFDDFHHRGAYTLSYWFATPVFGYQKDSKTTEAWYRDKMAMPQKDKSAYDFFLELGPLKNTDQYYKQDNFFWQELSDHPNYDQFWQKRNLLPHLNDIDHAVLVVGGWFDAEDLYGPLNIYKTIEKRNKKADNRIVMGPWTHGDWARVKGDQIISDVYFGSDISDFYQKEIEFPFFAHHLKGKTENPLPEAYLFDTGKKQWMKFDKWPSANTIKKKLYFQQDGMLSETKSKQGKDTYSEFISDPTNPVPHTEHPEVRFTPRPYMASDQRFASKREDVLVFQTDILTEDVTLAGELLAKLTVSTTGTDADWVVKLIDVYPEDFTQEKGKKDLGGYQQMVRSEIMRGRYRNSFSKPEPFTPEKRTEITLPLQDVLHTFKKGHRIMVQVQSTFFPLFDRNPQKYVENIFDAEESDFIKATHKVYHDEKGSYLEVSIVK, encoded by the coding sequence ATGATTTTTTCTTTCAAAGTCAGTGCAGGAACTGCTGTTCAGGAAACCGATTCCGCATTTATTGCAGCGCATTATGAGAAGATAATCTTCGATATTCCAATGCGTGACGGTGTCAAACTACACACTCAGGTTTACCTTCCAAAAGATACCAGCAAGCAGTACCCGATGCTGATGCAACGTACCTGCTATAGTATCCGACCTTATGGAGAAGGTAATATGCCAACCAAACTGGGTCCTTCCAGCTATCTGATGAGGGATCTTTATATTTTTGTATATCAGGATGTACGTGGTCGTTATATGTCAGAAGGAAAATTTGACAACATGCGCCCGATTGTAGATTCGAAGTCAGATCCGAAAGCTACAGACGAAAGTACCGACACTTATGATACAATTGACTACCTCCTCAAGCAACTAGAAGGTAGACATAACGGAAACATCGGAACATGGGGTATCTCCTACCCCGGACACTATTCAGCAGTCAGCAATGTAAAAGCGCACCCTGCCCTAAAAGCAGCTTCACCACAAGCACCAATTGCGGACTTCTATTTTGACGATTTCCACCATCGCGGAGCTTATACACTTAGCTATTGGTTTGCAACTCCTGTATTCGGCTACCAAAAAGATAGCAAGACTACAGAAGCATGGTACAGAGACAAGATGGCGATGCCCCAAAAAGATAAAAGTGCTTATGATTTCTTTTTGGAACTAGGTCCACTTAAAAACACAGACCAGTACTATAAACAGGACAATTTCTTTTGGCAAGAACTCTCTGACCACCCTAACTATGATCAGTTCTGGCAAAAACGAAACCTATTGCCTCATTTAAATGACATTGACCATGCTGTACTGGTAGTTGGTGGATGGTTTGATGCTGAAGACCTTTACGGGCCTCTCAATATTTACAAGACTATCGAAAAACGTAACAAAAAAGCGGATAACCGAATTGTCATGGGACCATGGACTCATGGAGATTGGGCAAGGGTAAAAGGCGATCAGATCATCAGTGATGTATACTTTGGTTCTGACATCTCTGACTTTTACCAAAAGGAAATCGAGTTTCCATTCTTTGCCCATCATCTGAAAGGGAAAACGGAAAACCCTTTACCTGAAGCTTACCTGTTTGATACAGGAAAAAAGCAGTGGATGAAATTTGATAAATGGCCTTCAGCCAACACTATCAAGAAAAAGCTCTACTTCCAACAAGATGGAATGCTTTCTGAAACAAAATCAAAACAGGGAAAAGACACTTACTCAGAGTTTATCAGTGACCCGACCAACCCTGTACCTCATACTGAGCACCCTGAAGTACGATTTACACCAAGGCCTTATATGGCCAGCGACCAACGCTTTGCCAGCAAAAGGGAAGATGTGTTGGTTTTCCAGACAGATATACTTACCGAAGATGTAACACTTGCGGGTGAACTGCTTGCTAAACTGACCGTTTCAACGACAGGTACTGATGCTGACTGGGTCGTAAAACTAATAGATGTATACCCTGAAGACTTTACACAGGAAAAAGGCAAAAAGGATTTGGGAGGATATCAGCAAATGGTGCGTAGTGAAATCATGCGTGGACGCTACCGAAACAGCTTTAGTAAGCCAGAGCCATTTACACCTGAAAAGCGTACAGAAATAACATTACCACTACAAGATGTGCTGCACACTTTCAAGAAAGGGCACCGCATTATGGTACAAGTCCAAAGTACGTTTTTCCCTCTGTTTGACAGAAATCCTCAGAAGTATGTGGAAAATATATTTGATGCAGAAGAAAGCGACTTTATAAAAGCCACTCACAAGGTTTATCACGATGAAAAAGGAAGTTATTTGGAAGTCTCCATTGTGAAGTAA